From a single Arachnia propionica genomic region:
- a CDS encoding MFS transporter, with translation MTTSITRPYSQVSAKESMVGETGERTDVREPGSSGRGGRRRGSLAMLAVLPVPLRLVIVTQFAFNVGFYLVVPFIATHLAKDLLLAEWIIGLLLGLRTFSQQGMFFLGGALADRFGIKNTILVGCVIRICGFLTLAVADEVFGVMMGVILIGFAAALFSPAVESAIVAWAGDVAAGDATVSREEVIGLEMMASQLGSVIGPVLGGVLLVIPFRLTCLLAAGVFAVIMFAQVIWLPRRSCIGQATTVRESVGHVLTNRRFLMFALIHCTCLVVYNQFYLAIPVELDRIGVPGADITWLFGMAAVLTVALQLPVTRLVAHWSTARILGWGYALMAAGLLGVAAFAALPPLPGVLAFLPSVLFVIGLHVGQVLVMPAARGIVADLSGGQGLGTHLGMLASVGGLAVLLGSTGIGLLLPLAETPQLLAPVPWIVLAGLPVASCVAAVVFCRRGLQSPRQPEKPVRRLAMM, from the coding sequence GTGACCACGTCCATCACCCGCCCATACAGCCAGGTCAGCGCCAAGGAATCAATGGTTGGTGAGACCGGGGAGAGAACCGATGTGAGGGAGCCCGGATCTTCCGGGCGAGGCGGCAGACGACGTGGCTCGTTGGCGATGCTGGCAGTTCTGCCGGTGCCGCTGCGGCTGGTTATCGTCACCCAGTTCGCCTTCAATGTCGGTTTCTACCTGGTGGTTCCCTTCATCGCGACCCACCTTGCCAAGGATCTCCTACTCGCCGAGTGGATCATCGGCCTGTTGTTGGGGCTGAGAACGTTCTCCCAGCAGGGCATGTTCTTCCTGGGAGGTGCGCTCGCCGACCGTTTCGGTATAAAAAACACCATCCTCGTCGGATGCGTCATTCGTATCTGTGGATTCCTGACCCTTGCCGTCGCTGATGAAGTCTTCGGGGTGATGATGGGTGTGATCCTGATCGGTTTCGCAGCGGCACTGTTCTCGCCCGCGGTGGAATCGGCGATCGTCGCCTGGGCCGGTGATGTCGCGGCAGGCGACGCGACGGTTTCCCGGGAAGAGGTCATAGGGCTCGAGATGATGGCTTCCCAGCTGGGCTCTGTTATCGGGCCCGTCCTGGGTGGTGTTCTCCTGGTCATCCCGTTCCGGTTGACCTGCCTGCTGGCTGCAGGTGTCTTTGCGGTCATCATGTTTGCCCAGGTCATCTGGTTGCCGCGGAGAAGCTGCATCGGGCAGGCCACAACGGTGCGGGAGTCCGTGGGGCATGTGCTCACCAACCGCAGATTCCTGATGTTCGCGCTGATCCACTGCACCTGCCTGGTCGTCTACAACCAGTTCTACCTGGCCATCCCCGTGGAACTGGACCGAATCGGCGTCCCGGGGGCTGATATCACCTGGTTGTTCGGCATGGCCGCCGTGCTCACCGTCGCGCTGCAACTGCCCGTCACGCGCCTGGTTGCCCACTGGTCCACTGCCCGCATCCTGGGATGGGGATACGCCCTGATGGCTGCAGGACTCCTGGGGGTGGCCGCGTTCGCTGCCCTGCCGCCCCTGCCTGGGGTGCTCGCCTTCCTACCCTCGGTGTTGTTCGTGATCGGACTCCACGTCGGGCAGGTCCTCGTCATGCCTGCTGCCCGGGGCATTGTCGCGGACTTGTCCGGAGGGCAAGGGCTGGGAACTCATCTCGGGATGCTTGCATCCGTCGGCGGTCTGGCCGTGCTGTTGGGGAGCACTGGAATTGGCCTCCTCCTGCCTTTGGCGGAAACCCCGCAACTGCTCGCACCCGTGCCCTGGATCGTTCTGGCAGGCCTCCCCGTGGCCTCCTGCGTCGCCGCGGTTGTTTTCTGTCGGCGGGGCCTCCAATCTCCGAGGCAGCCCGAGAAGCCGGTGCGGCGTCTCGCGATGATGTGA